A section of the Anabaena cylindrica PCC 7122 genome encodes:
- a CDS encoding DUF1993 domain-containing protein, translated as MENQKIIALQNIFSSRLDTLSHLLEVAESHFADDVESLLQRRIAPDMFPFSTQIVFVCNQPRNFALWCLGQPANNLNPNVTSLVEARGHISSTKELLASINVADSKLSELNRLDLGQGLYAELSGLSYVDDFLIPNFYFHITTAYNILRMAGVPIGKRDFMMHLVPFVKHQGNA; from the coding sequence ATGGAAAATCAGAAAATTATAGCACTACAAAATATATTCAGTTCTAGACTGGATACGTTGAGTCATCTGTTAGAGGTAGCAGAGAGTCATTTCGCCGATGATGTAGAATCTTTATTACAGCGTCGCATTGCACCCGATATGTTTCCTTTCAGCACACAAATTGTATTTGTTTGCAATCAGCCCCGTAACTTTGCATTGTGGTGCTTAGGACAGCCGGCAAACAACTTGAACCCCAATGTCACATCTTTAGTTGAAGCGCGTGGTCATATTTCATCGACTAAGGAATTGTTGGCAAGTATCAATGTTGCTGATTCTAAGTTGTCAGAACTCAATCGCCTCGATCTTGGACAAGGGCTATACGCAGAATTATCTGGACTTTCCTATGTAGATGATTTTCTCATACCCAACTTTTATTTTCATATAACAACGGCGTACAATATCCTGCGTATGGCAGGAGTACCAATAGGTAAACGCGATTTCATGATGCATTTAGTACCTTTTGTGAAGCATCAAGGTAATGCATAA